A genomic stretch from Thermithiobacillus tepidarius DSM 3134 includes:
- a CDS encoding ferritin-like domain-containing protein: protein MLYPELFKSLEKARWNMQQDIPWDQFDRSKVTAEQLQTIKMNAITEWSALPATEMFLRDNRHDSDFSAFMSVWFYEEQKHALVLMEYLERFAPEYVPTEEELHNVRFDFDPAPALETLMLHFCGEVRLTQWYKRAAEWHTEPVIKFIYELLSKDEARHGGAYLKYMRRAIEHFGDEARLAFSKLGVLMANTKVAKALHPTNLHVKEAEFPRDTVQSRLPDPGWLERWLDLQINFDKEWEQKVVNGIMRNLSSLFGLPLQTAKDLSRYRKSLMDKLGQREPTEGATA from the coding sequence ATGTTGTACCCGGAGTTGTTCAAGTCTTTGGAAAAAGCCCGCTGGAACATGCAACAGGACATCCCCTGGGATCAGTTCGACCGCAGCAAGGTGACGGCCGAGCAGTTGCAGACCATCAAGATGAATGCTATCACCGAATGGTCCGCTTTGCCCGCTACCGAGATGTTCCTGCGCGACAACCGCCACGACTCGGATTTTTCCGCCTTCATGTCCGTCTGGTTCTACGAGGAGCAGAAGCACGCCCTGGTGCTGATGGAGTACCTGGAGCGCTTCGCCCCCGAGTATGTGCCGACCGAGGAGGAGCTGCACAACGTGCGCTTCGACTTCGATCCGGCCCCGGCCCTGGAGACCCTCATGCTTCACTTCTGCGGCGAGGTGCGCCTGACCCAGTGGTACAAGCGCGCTGCCGAGTGGCACACGGAGCCGGTGATCAAGTTCATTTATGAATTGCTGTCCAAGGACGAGGCGCGGCATGGCGGCGCCTATCTGAAGTACATGCGCCGCGCCATCGAGCACTTCGGCGACGAGGCGCGCCTGGCGTTCTCCAAGCTGGGCGTGCTCATGGCCAACACCAAAGTGGCCAAGGCGCTGCATCCGACCAACCTGCACGTGAAGGAAGCCGAGTTCCCGCGTGATACCGTGCAGAGCCGCCTGCCCGATCCGGGCTGGCTCGAACGCTGGCTGGACTTGCAGATCAATTTCGACAAGGAGTGGGAGCAGAAAGTCGTCAACGGCATCATGCGCAACCTCTCCAGCCTCTTCGGCCTGCCGCTGCAGACCGCCAAGGACCTGAGCCGCTACCGCAAGTCGCTGATGGACAAGCTGGGGCAGCGGGAGCCGACAGAGGGCGCCACGGCCTGA
- a CDS encoding thiol:disulfide interchange protein DsbA/DsbL, producing the protein MTLSKAFSRILLLLFLSTPLLASALTAGTDYAPLDRPVPADSRRGVEVVEVFSFSCPHCYELEPALKAWIAKNRGKVNFVALPVVASPNSEPLARAFYAAQVLGKEWPYREALFNAIHKEGQDWRNSDTLLKAAAKVGLDPKKFEATMNSFTVQTRVNRARQLTEAYGITGVPSMVVAGQYRTSPAYTNGDNVRMLGIVDELVRTARPAR; encoded by the coding sequence ATGACTTTGAGCAAAGCTTTCAGCCGCATCCTGCTGCTTCTGTTTCTCAGCACGCCGCTTTTGGCCAGCGCCCTGACCGCCGGCACCGACTACGCGCCCCTGGACCGGCCGGTGCCGGCCGACAGCCGCCGCGGCGTGGAAGTGGTGGAGGTCTTTTCCTTCAGCTGCCCCCATTGCTACGAGTTGGAGCCGGCGCTGAAGGCCTGGATCGCCAAGAACCGCGGCAAGGTGAACTTCGTAGCCCTGCCGGTGGTGGCCAGCCCCAACTCCGAGCCCCTGGCCCGCGCCTTCTATGCCGCCCAGGTGCTGGGCAAGGAATGGCCCTATCGGGAGGCGCTGTTCAACGCCATTCACAAGGAAGGGCAGGACTGGCGCAATTCCGACACCTTGCTGAAGGCCGCCGCCAAGGTGGGCCTGGATCCCAAGAAGTTCGAGGCGACCATGAACTCCTTTACGGTGCAGACCCGCGTCAATCGCGCCCGCCAGCTGACCGAAGCCTATGGCATCACCGGCGTGCCGAGCATGGTCGTGGCCGGCCAGTACCGGACCTCGCCCGCCTACACCAATGGCGACAACGTGCGCATGCTGGGCATCGTGGACGAACTGGTCCGCACCGCGCGCCCCGCCCGCTGA
- a CDS encoding DEAD/DEAH box helicase yields the protein MSFQELQLAEPLLRAIEASGYTNPTEIQRQAIPVALEGRDLMASAQTGTGKTAAFVLPALQRLQSPAPVKGRGPRVLVLTPTRELATQVQDAIKRYARFTKLRVGAIVGGVPYPAQERLLAQPLDLLVATPGRLIDHMQRKRVDFSRLELLVLDEADRMLDMGFIEPVEQIAAATPANRQTLLFSATLEGSIARLAARMLRDPVRIQVAGVQEKHDNIEQRVHIADNVEHKRRLLEHLLDQADVTQAIIFTATKAAADNLAMDLADQGHATAALHGDMRQSARNRTVQRMRRGDVRVLVATDVAARGLDIQGISHVINFDLPMVAEDYVHRIGRTGRGGAFGVAVSLTGPQDWHHLTRIERFTGQKLARAVIPGLEPKRPEPRMGGRSDGGPRRPSGNNRPRHGEAARGQSERRHGGYAAHSQSERAARPQQRGDGAGPGKRREFGDARPARSEGGYRRRFG from the coding sequence ATGTCTTTTCAAGAATTGCAACTTGCCGAACCCCTGCTGCGCGCCATCGAGGCCAGCGGCTACACCAATCCCACGGAAATCCAGCGCCAGGCCATCCCCGTCGCCCTGGAAGGCCGTGACCTGATGGCCTCGGCCCAGACCGGCACCGGCAAGACGGCCGCCTTTGTGCTGCCCGCCCTGCAGCGGCTGCAAAGCCCGGCCCCCGTCAAGGGCCGCGGCCCGCGCGTGCTGGTGCTGACGCCGACCCGCGAGCTGGCCACCCAGGTGCAGGACGCCATCAAGCGTTATGCCCGCTTTACCAAGCTGCGCGTCGGCGCCATCGTCGGCGGCGTGCCCTATCCGGCGCAGGAGCGCCTGCTGGCGCAGCCGCTCGACCTGCTGGTCGCCACGCCCGGCCGCCTGATCGACCACATGCAGCGCAAGCGTGTGGATTTCTCGCGCCTGGAGCTGCTGGTCCTCGACGAAGCCGACCGCATGCTGGACATGGGCTTCATCGAGCCGGTGGAGCAGATCGCCGCCGCCACGCCGGCCAACCGCCAGACCCTGCTCTTTTCCGCCACCCTGGAAGGCAGCATTGCCCGCCTGGCCGCGCGCATGCTCCGCGATCCCGTGCGCATCCAGGTCGCCGGCGTGCAGGAAAAGCACGACAACATCGAGCAGCGCGTCCACATCGCCGACAACGTCGAGCACAAGCGCCGCCTGCTGGAGCACCTGCTGGACCAGGCGGACGTGACCCAGGCGATCATCTTCACCGCCACCAAGGCCGCCGCCGACAACCTGGCCATGGACCTGGCCGACCAGGGCCACGCCACGGCCGCCCTGCACGGCGACATGCGCCAGTCAGCGCGCAACCGCACCGTGCAGCGCATGCGCCGCGGCGACGTGCGCGTGCTGGTCGCCACCGACGTGGCGGCCCGCGGCCTGGACATCCAGGGCATCAGCCACGTGATCAACTTCGACCTGCCCATGGTGGCCGAGGACTACGTGCACCGCATCGGCCGCACCGGCCGCGGCGGCGCCTTCGGCGTGGCGGTGTCGCTCACCGGCCCGCAGGACTGGCATCACCTGACCCGCATCGAGCGCTTCACCGGCCAGAAGCTGGCCCGCGCAGTCATTCCCGGCCTCGAACCCAAGCGGCCGGAACCGCGCATGGGCGGCCGCAGCGACGGCGGCCCGCGCCGCCCCAGCGGCAACAACCGCCCGCGCCATGGCGAAGCGGCGCGCGGCCAAAGCGAGCGGCGTCACGGCGGCTATGCGGCCCACAGCCAGAGCGAGCGCGCCGCCCGCCCGCAGCAGCGCGGCGATGGCGCCGGTCCTGGCAAACGCCGGGAGTTCGGCGATGCCCGCCCCGCGCGCAGCGAAGGCGGTTATCGGCGCCGTTTCGGCTGA
- a CDS encoding SPOR domain-containing protein, whose product MRDYKSQTSRSRPSPPRRPAAKRGGGKGGKGSGGSTPGLLWLAAGLTAGLFIAFLVYLGGREEEPGPDLRVAEQPPAIALSDQSEKAARPAPRKEAPKHPDKDVQALLEQPLPPPALKQPEAGAGAPDQPTAAARSPKADKPAAKKEAQEPATPQYEFYNLLPNMEVEVPADALDTAPPPPPLLPELAGGTNDAAEGAAPLKAPTPTAQLAPGEYFIIQAGAYRSPKEAEAVSAKLALLGLETKIQPVDIPGQGKWYRVRSGPYYKADEAQRAVRRAQGSGARIMVIKTR is encoded by the coding sequence ATGCGCGACTACAAAAGCCAGACCAGCCGCTCGCGTCCCAGCCCGCCGCGCCGACCCGCGGCCAAGCGCGGCGGCGGCAAGGGCGGCAAAGGCAGCGGCGGCAGTACGCCCGGTCTGCTCTGGCTGGCGGCCGGCCTGACGGCCGGTCTTTTCATTGCCTTCCTGGTGTACCTCGGCGGCCGGGAGGAGGAGCCCGGCCCCGACCTGCGCGTGGCCGAGCAGCCGCCTGCCATCGCACTGTCCGACCAAAGCGAAAAGGCAGCACGGCCCGCGCCCCGGAAGGAAGCGCCCAAGCACCCGGACAAGGACGTGCAGGCTCTGCTGGAGCAGCCGTTGCCGCCGCCGGCACTGAAGCAGCCGGAAGCAGGCGCCGGCGCACCGGACCAGCCGACCGCCGCCGCCCGCTCGCCCAAGGCGGACAAGCCGGCCGCCAAGAAGGAGGCGCAGGAACCGGCCACGCCGCAGTACGAGTTCTACAACCTGTTGCCGAACATGGAAGTCGAGGTACCCGCCGATGCCCTCGACACCGCGCCCCCGCCGCCGCCCCTTCTGCCGGAACTGGCCGGCGGCACCAACGATGCGGCGGAAGGCGCGGCGCCCCTCAAGGCCCCGACCCCTACCGCCCAACTCGCGCCCGGCGAATACTTCATCATCCAGGCGGGAGCCTACCGCAGCCCCAAGGAAGCCGAAGCCGTCAGCGCGAAGCTGGCCCTGCTGGGCCTGGAAACCAAGATCCAGCCCGTGGACATCCCCGGCCAGGGCAAGTGGTACCGGGTCCGCAGCGGCCCTTACTACAAGGCGGACGAGGCACAGCGGGCCGTGCGCAGGGCACAGGGCAGCGGTGCCCGGATCATGGTGATCAAGACCCGCTAG
- the argS gene encoding arginine--tRNA ligase, whose protein sequence is MKTLLSELLQTAVRQLQTQGLLDEGLSARIQLDRPKQRSHGHFASNLALVLAKAAGRKPRELAEALAAALPASPWVDKVEIAGPGFINFFLTPAAFQEVVRQALRDPAGFGRSDIGAGRHVQLEFVSANPTGPLHVGHGRGAAYGASLANLLDFAGFRVHREYYVNDAGRQMDILAVSVWLRYLEALGVAYPFPPNAYQGDYVRAIAADLQAAHGERFRADAAALAGLPDPAAQPEEYLDALIARARELLGAENFAIVHAAGLDDILDDIRDDLAEFGVTYDTWFSERSLMERGLVQETIDQLQAAGHLYEKEGALWFRSTAFGDDKDRVVRRENGAYTYFASDIAYHADKFARGIEHVIDMWGADHHGYVPRVKAALQALGLDPARLEVLLVQFAILYRGQEKVSMSTRAGEFVTLRELRQEVGNDAARFFYVLRRADQHLDFDLELAKSQSEENPVFYIQYAHARIHSVFRQALERGYALPQWAQADLAPLDSDYEINLADILARFPETVAQAALEREPHQIAFYLKELASEFHTYYNASRFLLEDEALRTARLALIRAIAYVLASGLALLGVSAPEQM, encoded by the coding sequence GTGAAGACCCTGCTCAGCGAACTACTCCAGACCGCCGTCCGTCAGCTCCAGACCCAAGGCCTCCTCGACGAGGGCCTGTCCGCCAGGATCCAGCTGGATCGTCCCAAGCAGCGGTCGCACGGCCACTTCGCCAGCAACCTCGCCCTGGTCTTGGCCAAGGCCGCCGGGCGCAAGCCGCGCGAGCTGGCCGAGGCCCTCGCCGCCGCCCTGCCGGCCTCGCCCTGGGTGGACAAGGTGGAGATCGCCGGACCCGGCTTCATCAACTTCTTCCTGACCCCGGCCGCCTTCCAGGAGGTAGTGCGCCAGGCGCTGCGCGATCCCGCCGGCTTCGGCCGCAGCGACATCGGCGCCGGTCGCCACGTACAGCTGGAGTTCGTCTCCGCCAACCCCACCGGCCCCCTGCACGTGGGCCATGGCCGCGGCGCCGCCTACGGCGCCAGCCTGGCCAACCTCCTGGATTTCGCCGGCTTCCGCGTGCACCGCGAGTACTACGTCAACGATGCCGGCCGGCAGATGGACATCCTGGCCGTGAGCGTGTGGCTGCGCTACCTGGAAGCCCTGGGCGTGGCCTACCCCTTCCCGCCCAATGCCTATCAGGGCGACTACGTGCGCGCCATCGCAGCCGATCTGCAGGCGGCGCACGGCGAGCGCTTCCGGGCGGATGCCGCCGCCCTGGCCGGCCTGCCCGATCCGGCGGCGCAGCCGGAGGAATACCTGGACGCCTTGATCGCGCGCGCCCGCGAGCTGCTCGGCGCCGAGAACTTCGCCATCGTTCACGCCGCCGGCCTCGACGACATCCTCGACGACATCCGCGACGATCTGGCCGAGTTCGGCGTCACCTACGACACCTGGTTCTCGGAGCGCAGCCTGATGGAGCGCGGGCTGGTGCAGGAGACCATCGATCAGTTGCAGGCGGCGGGGCACCTGTACGAAAAGGAGGGTGCCCTGTGGTTCCGCTCCACCGCCTTCGGCGACGACAAGGACCGCGTGGTGCGGCGCGAGAACGGCGCCTACACCTACTTCGCCTCCGACATCGCCTACCACGCCGACAAGTTCGCGCGCGGCATCGAGCATGTCATCGACATGTGGGGCGCGGACCACCACGGCTATGTGCCGCGGGTGAAGGCGGCCCTGCAGGCCCTCGGCCTGGATCCGGCGCGCCTGGAAGTGCTGCTGGTGCAGTTCGCCATCCTCTACCGCGGCCAGGAAAAGGTGTCCATGTCCACCCGCGCCGGCGAGTTCGTCACCCTGCGCGAGCTGCGCCAGGAGGTGGGCAACGACGCCGCCCGCTTCTTCTACGTGCTGCGCCGCGCCGACCAGCATCTGGACTTCGACCTGGAGCTGGCCAAGAGCCAGTCCGAGGAAAACCCGGTGTTCTACATCCAGTACGCCCACGCCCGCATCCACAGCGTGTTCCGCCAGGCATTGGAGCGCGGCTACGCTCTGCCGCAGTGGGCGCAGGCGGATCTCGCGCCGCTGGACAGCGATTACGAGATCAACCTGGCCGACATCCTGGCGCGCTTTCCGGAAACCGTGGCCCAGGCCGCCTTGGAGCGCGAACCGCACCAGATCGCCTTCTACCTGAAGGAACTGGCCAGCGAGTTCCACACTTATTACAACGCCAGCCGCTTCCTGCTCGAAGACGAAGCCCTGCGGACCGCCCGCCTGGCGCTGATCCGCGCCATCGCCTACGTGCTTGCCAGCGGTTTGGCCCTGCTGGGCGTCAGCGCACCCGAACAGATGTAA
- a CDS encoding primosomal protein N', producing the protein MPASEPFLIRVAVFAPLRRFFHYLPAPGMAAEQVRTGLRVRVPFGKGQRYGIVLGLDRPASPQAGLKPIGEVLDEAPLLPDSLHALLTFAAQYYHHPVGEVWATALPTLLRKGGAPVPETLAWTLSAAGQEQLATGLKRAPKQRQALAYLREHAAPVAEEHLAQAWGRSWRSLLAHCAERGWIRTAPRQPSTAPVPPPPMTLNSAQAAAVAAIGAVPGFTAHLLDGITGSGKTAVYLEAIAPLLAAGKQALVLVPDISLTPQLLQRFADRFGAARVAALHSGLTDAQRLAVWSQARRGEIAVLVGTRSALFTPLARPGILIVDEEHDASLKQQEGFRYSARDLAVARARFEDIPVVLGSATPSLESLHNVQQGRYRHLTLPQRAGGAALPTVELVDLRRQPLQGGLSAPLLQAVHDTLARGEQVLLFINRRGFAPAILCHECGWVAYCRRCSVPLTLHQGARRLRCHHCGAEQRIPEQCGNALCGSPQLIPVGQGTEQVESALRAQPELANFPVQRIDRDAVRRKGALEAALATVQRGTPQILVGTQMLAKGHHFPDVTLVGIVNADQGLFSNDFRGQERLLAMVVQVAGRAGRAEKPGRVLIQTHHPEHPLMQALRRLDYGGYATILLEERRAAGLPPYTCLALLHAEAHQPGLALHFLQEAAACLHHPALSVHGPFPAPVERRAGRYRAQLWLQAPRRELMAHALGPWMPEVEKLPAARRVRWSLDVDPLDLL; encoded by the coding sequence ATGCCCGCCTCTGAGCCCTTTCTGATCCGAGTGGCGGTCTTCGCGCCCCTGCGCCGATTTTTCCACTACCTGCCCGCACCCGGCATGGCGGCAGAGCAGGTGCGGACAGGCCTGCGCGTGCGCGTGCCTTTCGGCAAGGGACAACGCTACGGCATCGTGCTCGGCCTGGATCGGCCGGCATCGCCGCAGGCCGGCCTGAAGCCCATCGGCGAAGTGCTCGACGAAGCGCCGCTGCTGCCCGACAGCCTGCATGCGCTGCTGACCTTCGCCGCCCAGTACTATCACCATCCTGTCGGCGAGGTCTGGGCCACCGCCCTGCCCACCCTGCTGCGCAAGGGCGGCGCGCCGGTGCCGGAGACCCTGGCCTGGACCCTGAGCGCGGCCGGCCAGGAACAGCTCGCGACCGGGCTCAAGCGCGCCCCCAAGCAGCGCCAGGCCCTCGCCTACCTGCGCGAACACGCCGCGCCGGTGGCGGAAGAACACTTGGCCCAGGCCTGGGGCCGGAGCTGGCGCAGCCTTCTGGCCCACTGCGCCGAGCGCGGCTGGATCCGCACCGCGCCCCGCCAGCCGTCGACGGCACCGGTCCCGCCGCCGCCCATGACCCTGAATTCGGCGCAGGCGGCCGCCGTGGCGGCCATCGGCGCGGTCCCCGGCTTCACGGCGCACCTCCTGGACGGCATCACCGGCAGCGGCAAGACCGCGGTCTATCTGGAAGCCATCGCACCGCTGCTGGCGGCCGGCAAGCAGGCCTTAGTGCTGGTGCCCGACATCAGCCTGACGCCGCAGCTCTTGCAGCGCTTCGCCGACCGCTTCGGGGCGGCGCGGGTGGCGGCCCTGCACTCGGGCCTGACCGACGCTCAGCGGCTGGCCGTCTGGAGCCAGGCCCGGCGCGGCGAGATCGCCGTCCTGGTGGGCACGCGCTCGGCGCTCTTCACCCCGCTGGCGCGCCCGGGCATCCTGATCGTGGACGAGGAACACGATGCCTCCCTCAAGCAGCAGGAAGGCTTCCGCTACTCCGCGCGCGATCTGGCCGTGGCGCGGGCGCGCTTCGAGGACATTCCGGTGGTGCTCGGCTCGGCCACGCCGTCCCTGGAAAGCCTCCACAACGTGCAGCAGGGCCGCTATCGTCACCTGACTCTGCCGCAGCGCGCCGGCGGCGCCGCTCTGCCGACGGTGGAGCTCGTCGATCTGCGCCGCCAGCCGCTGCAGGGCGGCCTGTCCGCACCCCTGCTGCAGGCCGTGCACGACACCCTGGCACGCGGCGAGCAGGTGCTGCTCTTCATCAATCGCCGCGGCTTCGCTCCCGCCATCCTCTGCCACGAATGCGGCTGGGTGGCCTACTGCAGGCGCTGCAGCGTGCCGCTGACCCTGCACCAAGGCGCCCGCCGGCTGCGCTGCCATCACTGCGGCGCCGAACAGCGCATCCCCGAGCAGTGCGGCAACGCCCTGTGCGGCAGTCCGCAGCTCATCCCCGTCGGCCAGGGCACCGAGCAGGTGGAAAGCGCCCTGCGCGCGCAGCCGGAGCTGGCGAACTTCCCGGTGCAGCGCATCGATCGCGACGCGGTGCGGCGCAAGGGCGCGTTGGAGGCAGCCCTGGCGACGGTGCAGCGCGGCACGCCGCAGATTCTGGTGGGCACGCAGATGCTGGCCAAGGGCCACCATTTTCCGGATGTCACCCTGGTGGGCATCGTCAACGCCGACCAGGGCCTTTTCAGCAACGACTTCCGCGGCCAGGAGCGGCTCCTGGCCATGGTCGTCCAGGTGGCCGGACGCGCCGGCCGGGCGGAAAAGCCGGGCCGGGTGCTGATCCAGACCCACCACCCGGAGCATCCGCTCATGCAGGCCCTGCGCCGCCTGGACTACGGCGGCTACGCCACGATCCTGCTGGAGGAGCGCCGCGCCGCCGGCCTGCCGCCCTACACCTGCCTGGCCCTGCTCCACGCCGAAGCCCACCAGCCCGGGCTGGCCCTGCACTTCCTGCAGGAAGCCGCCGCCTGCCTGCACCACCCGGCCCTGAGCGTGCACGGCCCCTTCCCCGCGCCGGTGGAGCGCCGTGCCGGCCGCTACCGGGCGCAGCTCTGGCTGCAGGCACCGCGCCGCGAGCTCATGGCCCACGCCCTCGGCCCCTGGATGCCCGAGGTGGAGAAGCTGCCTGCCGCCAGGCGGGTGCGCTGGTCGCTGGACGTGGATCCGCTCGACCTGCTGTAA
- the ubiA gene encoding 4-hydroxybenzoate octaprenyltransferase, whose protein sequence is MSKLRDYLQLMRAHRPIGTLLLLWPTYWALFLAGQGRPRLDLLVVFTLGVFLMRSAGCVINDYSDRRFDAHVARTRDRPLASGRVTPREALGLFAVLVGLSATLLFFLDPLTIGLAVVALLLAATYPLFKRFTHLPQAYLGLAFSWGIPMAFAAQTGQVPLLAWVLLAANVCWVLAYDTAYAMADRADDVKIGVKSTAILFGRFDRLMIALFHGLSLAFLAWAGYLAQLAWPFYLGLLLAALLAGYEQWLIRARDPALSFCAFLHNNWFGLTVFAGMLAALHMP, encoded by the coding sequence ATGAGCAAGCTGCGCGATTACCTCCAGCTCATGCGGGCGCACCGGCCCATCGGCACCCTGCTCCTGCTGTGGCCGACCTATTGGGCGCTGTTCCTGGCCGGCCAGGGCCGGCCGCGCCTGGATCTCCTCGTGGTCTTCACCCTGGGCGTCTTTTTGATGCGCTCGGCCGGCTGCGTCATCAACGATTACTCGGACCGCCGCTTCGACGCCCACGTCGCCCGCACCCGCGACCGGCCGCTCGCCAGCGGCAGGGTGACGCCCCGCGAGGCGCTCGGCCTCTTTGCCGTGCTGGTCGGGCTGTCGGCCACGCTGCTCTTCTTCCTCGATCCGCTGACCATCGGTCTGGCGGTGGTCGCCCTGCTGCTGGCCGCCACCTACCCGCTGTTCAAGCGCTTCACTCACCTGCCGCAAGCCTATCTCGGCCTGGCCTTCAGCTGGGGCATTCCCATGGCCTTCGCCGCCCAGACCGGCCAGGTGCCCCTGCTGGCCTGGGTGCTGCTGGCCGCCAACGTCTGTTGGGTGCTGGCCTACGACACCGCCTACGCCATGGCCGACCGGGCGGACGACGTGAAGATCGGCGTCAAATCGACGGCCATCCTCTTCGGCCGCTTCGACCGGCTCATGATCGCCCTTTTCCATGGCCTGAGCCTTGCTTTTTTGGCCTGGGCCGGCTATCTGGCTCAGCTTGCCTGGCCCTTTTACCTGGGTCTGCTGCTCGCCGCGCTGCTGGCCGGCTACGAGCAATGGCTCATCCGCGCGCGCGACCCAGCCCTGAGCTTCTGCGCTTTCCTGCACAACAACTGGTTCGGCTTGACGGTATTCGCGGGGATGCTGGCGGCGCTCCACATGCCCTAA
- a CDS encoding chorismate--pyruvate lyase family protein — MSLGSPVPRWKPLQRARPPRRLRGWLAQRGSFTAALRRHCRGTVRAQVIRHRRTQPGPQERRLLGLRTGEGVLLRETLLRCGTQAPWVYAQTLIPLKHLHSGLRSLLRRGERPIGDLLFRPGHQLRRGVITVARLEHCILPHTTARPELWARRSVLRQNGHRLLITEVLLPDLPQPRQPAWKGR; from the coding sequence ATGTCCCTCGGCTCGCCCGTCCCGCGCTGGAAGCCGCTGCAGCGCGCCCGCCCGCCCCGCCGGCTGCGCGGCTGGCTGGCGCAGCGCGGCTCCTTTACCGCGGCCCTGCGCCGCCATTGCCGCGGAACGGTACGTGCCCAGGTGATCCGCCACCGCCGCACCCAACCGGGCCCCCAGGAGCGCCGCCTGCTCGGCCTGCGGACCGGCGAGGGCGTGCTGCTGCGCGAAACCCTGCTGCGCTGCGGGACGCAGGCGCCCTGGGTCTATGCCCAGACCCTGATCCCTCTGAAGCACCTGCACAGCGGCTTGCGTTCGCTGCTCCGCCGCGGCGAGCGGCCCATCGGCGACCTGTTGTTCCGCCCCGGCCACCAGCTCCGGCGTGGCGTAATCACGGTCGCCCGTCTGGAGCACTGCATCCTGCCCCACACGACGGCGCGGCCGGAGCTGTGGGCGCGCCGTTCCGTGCTGCGGCAGAACGGCCATCGCCTGCTCATCACCGAAGTCCTGCTGCCGGATCTGCCACAGCCGCGGCAGCCCGCCTGGAAAGGCCGATGA
- a CDS encoding CopD family protein, producing the protein MLYGLSKFLHVASVITWVGGMFFAYMVLRPAAGPMTAPERLSLWVRTFGRFFPGVWAAVAIILATGLGMIFLSGGMGAVPLYVHVMFGLGLLMMLIFAHVFFAPYKRLRTHVAAQRWEEAGKALAQIRKLVALNTTLGFIVTFFAATKLF; encoded by the coding sequence ATGCTGTACGGACTGTCCAAGTTTCTGCACGTCGCCTCCGTGATCACCTGGGTCGGCGGCATGTTCTTCGCCTACATGGTGCTGCGCCCGGCCGCCGGGCCCATGACCGCTCCCGAGCGCCTGAGCCTGTGGGTGCGCACCTTCGGACGCTTCTTTCCGGGCGTATGGGCGGCGGTCGCCATCATCCTGGCCACCGGGCTTGGCATGATCTTCCTGAGCGGCGGCATGGGTGCGGTGCCCCTCTATGTGCACGTCATGTTCGGTCTCGGCCTGCTCATGATGCTGATCTTCGCGCACGTCTTCTTCGCGCCCTACAAGCGCCTGCGCACCCACGTGGCCGCCCAGCGCTGGGAGGAAGCCGGCAAGGCGCTGGCGCAGATCCGCAAGCTGGTGGCGCTCAACACCACCCTGGGCTTCATCGTGACCTTCTTCGCCGCCACCAAGCTCTTCTAG
- a CDS encoding patatin-like phospholipase family protein: protein MSRPPAPLTLVLGAGGARGLAHVGVLKALAEAGIPVGAVVGCSIGAEIGAFFCAGVSAADLEALVLRMDWKETFRLFRPDFTTGALTRGDRIHAFLAQHLGPRDIEDFAIPFACVATDLESGREEVFARGPALDAVRASIALPLAIRPHRIGTRVFADGGLVDPVPVAVARALFPGTLLAVLVHEGSRPRESWPPPKATPAWLAGMQEMLDVEAVERNLPWLSQWLRRNVGNGEADPSLIQVGRRSVEIMQNRLVELQLQQTPPDLTLRPKLGNILALEFHKGVPAMTAGYEAMQAALPALRALLGRTHGPERT, encoded by the coding sequence ATGTCCCGGCCACCCGCTCCCCTCACCCTCGTCCTCGGCGCCGGCGGCGCGCGGGGACTGGCCCACGTGGGCGTGCTCAAGGCGTTGGCGGAGGCGGGAATCCCGGTGGGCGCGGTGGTGGGCTGCTCCATCGGCGCGGAGATCGGCGCCTTCTTCTGCGCCGGCGTCAGCGCGGCGGACCTGGAGGCGCTGGTGCTGCGCATGGACTGGAAGGAGACCTTCCGCCTGTTCCGTCCCGACTTCACCACCGGCGCCCTGACCCGCGGCGACCGCATCCATGCCTTCCTGGCCCAGCATCTCGGTCCCCGGGACATCGAGGATTTCGCCATCCCCTTCGCCTGCGTGGCCACCGACCTGGAGAGCGGCCGCGAGGAGGTCTTCGCCCGCGGCCCGGCGCTGGATGCCGTGCGCGCCAGCATCGCCCTGCCGCTCGCCATCCGGCCGCACCGCATCGGCACTCGCGTCTTCGCCGACGGCGGGCTGGTGGACCCGGTGCCGGTGGCGGTGGCGCGCGCCCTCTTCCCGGGAACGCTGCTCGCCGTGCTGGTGCACGAGGGCAGCCGCCCGCGGGAGTCCTGGCCGCCGCCCAAGGCCACGCCCGCCTGGCTGGCGGGCATGCAGGAGATGCTGGACGTAGAGGCGGTGGAGCGCAACCTGCCCTGGCTGAGCCAATGGCTGCGCCGCAACGTGGGCAACGGCGAGGCGGATCCCTCCCTGATCCAGGTGGGCCGCCGCTCGGTGGAAATCATGCAGAACCGCCTGGTCGAGCTGCAGCTGCAGCAGACGCCGCCGGATTTGACCTTGCGGCCCAAACTGGGGAATATCCTTGCCCTGGAGTTCCACAAGGGCGTGCCGGCCATGACGGCGGGCTACGAGGCCATGCAGGCCGCTCTGCCGGCCTTGCGGGCCCTGCTCGGCAGGACGCATGGCCCGGAGCGCACATAA